Proteins encoded within one genomic window of Halococcus salifodinae DSM 8989:
- the tmcA gene encoding tRNA(Met) cytidine acetyltransferase TmcA, with translation MIADLAGRLRDEARRANERRLLVLAGEREACYTAATDALDGARIPQSETTVVATESAFSGDFRDYERITPKRADALLGTTRTAVVLDCHDECRPNALGRTVGAVDGSGLVVLCTPPLDAWPARRDGFDETLAVPPFDVKAVGGRFRTRLVETLRAHPGIAIVDVDSGTVERDGRTDPSMATAQRPPARPDDHTFPQAAYDSCLTADQADALRAFERLREPEQALVVEADRGRGKSSAAGLAAGALAVEGKDVLVTAPGYRSAAAVFARARELLATLDVLADADRDENPHRLDAAGGGRVRFAEPAAAVEDEALAASDVAIVDEAAALPVDRLAAFLDASAIAFVTTVHGYEGAGRGFAVRFRDRLAESAFDVTEQRLDDPIRYAAGDPIEVWLFRAILLDARPPVAPLVTDATPETVTHERLSADELLADEVRLREAFGLLVAAHYRTEPNDLARLLDAPNVTIHVLCHDGHVVSVALLAREGDLPADLRRSVYEGNRIEGHLLPDVLTSQCRDPEAGVTIGERVLRIATHPAARSRGLGSRLLDEIHAANESGEIDWLGVGYGATPDLVRFWDRNGFDPAHLAITRNDRSGEHSALMLAPLSEPGRDLRDRHTRWFVERIGGLLTDSLADLDPDVVRTVMDASPVVAPLDLSAHEWRTIAAAACGPGLAAIDPDAFRQLAIVHLTDPKSDQLSAREERLLVARILQGRSVEPVADDLDYVSTRECLRALGDAYRPLVDRYGGDAAHEERDRYD, from the coding sequence ATGATCGCCGACCTCGCGGGCCGGCTCCGCGACGAGGCCCGCCGCGCGAACGAGCGACGGCTGCTCGTGCTCGCGGGCGAGCGCGAGGCGTGCTATACGGCGGCGACCGACGCTCTCGACGGCGCGAGGATTCCTCAGTCGGAGACAACAGTGGTCGCGACGGAGAGCGCATTCAGCGGGGATTTCCGTGACTACGAGCGGATCACGCCGAAACGCGCCGACGCGCTTCTCGGAACAACTCGAACGGCGGTCGTGCTCGACTGTCACGACGAGTGCCGGCCGAACGCGCTCGGACGCACGGTCGGCGCGGTCGACGGCAGCGGGCTGGTCGTGCTCTGTACGCCGCCGCTCGATGCGTGGCCCGCTCGCCGAGACGGCTTCGACGAGACGCTCGCCGTCCCGCCGTTCGACGTCAAGGCTGTCGGCGGACGGTTCCGGACTCGACTGGTCGAGACGCTCCGCGCTCACCCTGGGATCGCTATCGTTGACGTCGATTCCGGAACCGTCGAGCGTGACGGCCGTACCGATCCATCGATGGCGACGGCACAGCGGCCGCCAGCGCGACCGGACGACCACACGTTCCCACAGGCGGCCTACGATTCCTGCCTCACGGCCGACCAGGCCGACGCTCTCCGCGCCTTCGAACGGCTGCGCGAGCCGGAACAGGCACTCGTCGTCGAGGCCGACCGCGGCCGCGGGAAGTCGAGTGCCGCCGGCCTCGCCGCGGGCGCGCTGGCTGTCGAGGGCAAGGACGTGCTCGTGACCGCGCCAGGCTACCGGAGCGCCGCCGCGGTGTTCGCCCGGGCGCGCGAACTCCTCGCGACGCTCGACGTGCTTGCCGACGCGGACCGCGACGAGAACCCCCACCGACTCGATGCCGCTGGCGGCGGACGGGTGCGGTTCGCGGAGCCGGCGGCCGCGGTCGAAGACGAAGCGCTCGCTGCGTCGGACGTCGCCATCGTCGACGAGGCCGCCGCGCTGCCCGTCGACCGACTCGCGGCGTTTCTCGACGCCTCGGCAATCGCGTTCGTCACGACCGTCCACGGCTACGAGGGAGCGGGTCGCGGGTTTGCGGTCCGGTTTCGGGACCGACTCGCCGAAAGTGCGTTCGACGTGACCGAGCAGCGCCTCGACGACCCGATCCGGTACGCCGCCGGCGATCCGATCGAGGTCTGGCTCTTTCGCGCAATCTTGCTCGATGCACGCCCGCCCGTCGCACCGCTGGTCACCGACGCCACGCCCGAGACCGTGACTCACGAACGCCTCTCGGCCGACGAGTTGCTCGCGGACGAGGTGCGACTTCGGGAGGCGTTCGGACTCCTCGTCGCGGCACACTACCGAACGGAGCCGAACGACCTCGCGCGGCTGCTCGACGCGCCGAACGTCACCATCCACGTGCTGTGTCACGATGGCCACGTGGTGTCGGTCGCGCTACTCGCCCGTGAGGGCGATCTCCCAGCCGATCTCCGGCGATCGGTGTACGAGGGAAATCGGATCGAGGGCCACCTCCTCCCGGACGTGCTCACGAGCCAGTGCCGAGACCCCGAAGCGGGCGTCACGATCGGCGAGCGCGTGCTCCGGATCGCCACCCATCCCGCCGCGCGATCCCGGGGACTGGGCTCGCGACTGCTCGATGAAATCCACGCAGCGAACGAAAGCGGAGAAATCGACTGGCTCGGGGTCGGGTACGGCGCGACGCCCGACCTCGTTCGATTCTGGGATCGCAACGGGTTCGATCCCGCCCATCTCGCGATCACCCGCAACGACCGCAGCGGTGAACACTCCGCACTGATGCTCGCGCCGCTCTCGGAGCCTGGCCGCGATCTTCGCGACCGCCACACTCGGTGGTTCGTCGAACGCATCGGCGGCCTGCTGACCGACTCACTCGCCGATCTCGATCCCGATGTCGTCCGCACAGTAATGGATGCCAGCCCGGTCGTCGCGCCGCTCGATCTCTCAGCCCACGAGTGGCGCACGATCGCGGCCGCGGCCTGCGGTCCGGGGCTCGCCGCCATCGATCCCGACGCCTTCCGCCAGCTCGCGATCGTCCATCTCACCGATCCCAAGAGCGACCAGCTCTCAGCTCGTGAAGAACGCCTGCTCGTCGCCCGAATTCTCCAGGGCCGCTCGGTCGAACCCGTGGCGGACGACCTCGACTACGTCTCGACCCGCGAGTGCCTCCGTGCGCTCGGTGACGCCTATCGGCCGCTCGTCGATCGGTACGGCGGCGACGCGGCCCACGAGGAGCGCGATCGCTACGACTGA
- a CDS encoding CPBP family intramembrane glutamic endopeptidase → MSITTKQRRSSFGFEGVGRALVVVAGLAALALLLGTVLFLVGIELLAVVGVELSFNSGLTVGLFLFSTLTTQGAMALTAYWYVRRYGFQVSAHTLTAANYRQIVIGTVLALVLALGGNVVIGALFPTEASGAFGGVTALGLPTVLAFGLITIFIVAPAEEFLFRGVIQGRLRETVGAVPSIVGASLLFGGVHVLNYTGSATSIVAHVGLLIVVSFVFAYAYERTGNLTVPILIHGIYDSTLFLLAYVGSVM, encoded by the coding sequence ATGTCTATAACTACTAAGCAACGCCGAAGTTCCTTCGGCTTTGAAGGCGTCGGTCGAGCACTCGTGGTCGTAGCCGGATTGGCTGCGCTCGCCTTACTTCTTGGAACTGTGCTGTTCCTCGTTGGAATAGAACTACTCGCCGTCGTTGGCGTCGAACTTTCGTTCAACAGCGGTTTGACCGTCGGACTGTTCCTGTTCTCAACGCTGACGACGCAGGGAGCGATGGCGCTCACCGCCTACTGGTACGTTCGTCGCTACGGCTTCCAAGTCTCGGCCCACACGCTGACGGCGGCCAACTACAGGCAGATCGTCATCGGTACCGTCCTTGCACTTGTGCTCGCGCTCGGTGGAAACGTCGTGATCGGTGCCCTGTTCCCCACTGAGGCTAGTGGTGCGTTCGGGGGAGTCACCGCACTTGGGCTGCCGACGGTGCTGGCGTTCGGGCTTATCACCATCTTCATCGTTGCGCCGGCCGAGGAGTTTCTGTTCCGTGGTGTCATTCAGGGACGGCTCCGTGAGACGGTGGGTGCCGTGCCGTCGATTGTCGGTGCAAGCCTGCTTTTCGGGGGAGTACATGTTCTCAACTATACCGGGTCGGCAACGTCTATCGTTGCACACGTCGGACTGCTCATCGTCGTCTCGTTCGTGTTTGCCTACGCCTACGAACGGACTGGTAATCTCACGGTTCCGATACTTATTCACGGTATTTACGACTCGACTCTGTTTCTTCTCGCGTATGTTGGATCTGTGATGTGA
- the rpl7ae gene encoding 50S ribosomal protein L7Ae — MSVYVTYDVPADLEDDAIEALEVARDTGTVKKGTNETTKAVERDSAALVYIAEDVSPEEIVMHLPELADEKEIPFVFVETQDDVGHAAGLEVGSAAAAIVDAGDADEQVEDITSKVEDLR; from the coding sequence ATGTCAGTATACGTCACCTATGACGTCCCGGCGGATCTCGAGGACGACGCCATCGAGGCGCTCGAAGTCGCCCGGGACACCGGCACGGTAAAGAAAGGGACCAACGAGACGACCAAGGCTGTCGAGCGCGACAGCGCCGCACTCGTCTACATCGCCGAGGACGTGAGTCCCGAAGAGATCGTGATGCATCTGCCAGAGCTCGCCGACGAGAAGGAGATTCCCTTCGTGTTCGTCGAGACCCAGGACGACGTCGGCCACGCAGCGGGTCTCGAGGTCGGCAGCGCCGCGGCGGCGATCGTCGACGCGGGCGACGCCGACGAGCAGGTAGAGGACATCACGAGCAAGGTCGAGGACCTCCGATAG
- a CDS encoding 30S ribosomal protein S28e yields MSAEEESDSTPAEVIEVVGKTGMHGEAMQVKCRIQGGENRGRIITRNCLGPVREGDVLQLRETAREADAIGGR; encoded by the coding sequence ATGAGCGCAGAAGAGGAGTCCGACTCCACGCCCGCCGAAGTCATCGAGGTCGTCGGCAAGACCGGGATGCACGGCGAGGCGATGCAGGTCAAATGCCGCATTCAGGGCGGCGAGAACCGGGGACGAATCATCACACGGAACTGTCTCGGCCCCGTCCGCGAGGGCGACGTGCTCCAGCTCAGGGAGACCGCCCGCGAGGCCGACGCCATCGGGGGTCGCTGA
- a CDS encoding 50S ribosomal protein L24e, with the protein MVRTRSCDYCGTDIEPGTGTMFVHVDGRVVHYCSSKCENNADLGRAARDLEWTAEGQRMAGNEAGTADEVEQVAAEPDEDETDTVADEVDTVPGETEAEAVAAATGDAGSRSSESAGDAGGADTEELDEIEGRPAGGREDEDKTSPAADADEAEATVDNEETVRDTDDSDEETDE; encoded by the coding sequence ATGGTTCGCACGCGTTCGTGTGATTACTGCGGTACGGACATCGAGCCCGGCACTGGGACGATGTTCGTCCACGTCGACGGGCGCGTCGTGCACTACTGCTCGTCGAAGTGTGAGAACAACGCCGACCTCGGCCGAGCCGCACGCGATCTCGAATGGACCGCCGAGGGCCAGCGGATGGCGGGCAACGAGGCCGGCACGGCCGACGAGGTCGAGCAGGTCGCAGCCGAGCCGGACGAAGACGAGACCGACACCGTTGCCGACGAGGTCGACACGGTCCCGGGCGAGACCGAGGCCGAAGCGGTCGCGGCGGCGACGGGCGACGCTGGCTCGCGATCAAGCGAGTCGGCGGGCGACGCCGGCGGAGCCGATACCGAGGAACTCGACGAGATCGAGGGCCGGCCGGCCGGCGGTCGCGAGGACGAGGACAAGACGTCCCCCGCAGCCGACGCCGACGAGGCCGAAGCGACCGTCGATAACGAGGAGACGGTGCGCGATACCGACGACAGCGACGAGGAAACGGACGAATGA
- the ndk gene encoding nucleoside-diphosphate kinase: MSHHDERTFVMAKPDAVQRGQIGEIVSRLEGKGLTMVGGKFMQIDEELAHEHYGEHEGKPFFEGLVDFITSGPVFAMVWEGADATRQVRRLMGATDAQEAQPGTIRGDLGNDLGHNLIHGSDHEDEGANEREIELFFDESELVDWEHDTATWVYEDAADH, from the coding sequence ATGAGTCATCACGACGAGCGGACGTTCGTGATGGCGAAACCCGACGCCGTCCAGCGTGGGCAGATCGGCGAGATCGTTTCCCGGCTCGAAGGGAAAGGGCTCACGATGGTCGGCGGGAAGTTCATGCAGATCGACGAGGAGCTCGCCCACGAGCATTACGGCGAGCACGAGGGCAAGCCGTTCTTCGAGGGTCTCGTCGATTTCATCACCTCCGGTCCCGTGTTCGCGATGGTCTGGGAGGGCGCTGACGCCACGCGCCAGGTCCGTCGACTGATGGGCGCGACCGACGCTCAGGAAGCCCAGCCCGGAACGATCCGTGGCGATCTCGGCAACGATCTGGGTCACAACCTGATCCACGGCTCCGATCACGAGGACGAAGGGGCCAACGAGCGCGAGATCGAGCTGTTCTTCGACGAAAGCGAACTCGTCGACTGGGAGCACGACACTGCGACCTGGGTCTACGAGGACGCCGCCGACCACTGA
- a CDS encoding penicillin acylase family protein — MDSDLTRRALVGAILAGGVGASTFSPVRGYLERFAPLSGSAWDATDQPDSRTIESPYGAAEVRYDEYGVPNVTGESEEALYYAVGYAQARDRAFQLDLQRRQMRGELSAVVGEQTLDSDEFRTKMDFASAAQVTWDSLADSRTGALTEAYAAGVNEIMANDPSALEFSLLEYEPDPWTPVDTILMQKQIAWTLTGSFRTLRTALVADRLGEEIAEELYPSRLDHDSPIIRDGGTDQASQQRSGAKHESSTHSVDPALADWLSQFESPSGIGSNSWVVSGEHTASGAPIVANDPHLSLMSPPVWYEMNLSPPGTNVRGVTFPGVPFVVIGENDAGAWGFTNTGADVIDFYRYDTREGEYRYEGEWREFETDQRTIEVDGGEDRNVTVRKTVHGPVIEREGARVGVAWTGHTAESTPQAIYEFSRSEGVDDIVDATENFDVPTQNLVYTDHDGNTLYYVTGKIPIRTIDGEEVSGDRIFDGSAGEGEWEGFTPFGTSSWEGFVPFEEKPHVTNPDYLGTANQRVVNDPEHYIAEAYSDPYRGIRIYDRLDRRAQSDDPIDPQFMKDLQHDTLDLRAEALVPLLVEVARTADDTTEIRRYVDALDEWDHRMERDSLAALVFVRWFDEYRERVFGPVFDEHDLDASYYPNDWVLQHLGPNSRWFEGRSRAEVMLDGLDAAIEDIENAEYDTYGGYNTTDAMTHPLGLAFLGYPDLPTDGSRATVNNYAVENPTGSSWRMVCSMDGPSSAVIPGGNSSSYFSDHYDDQLELWADTEYKSMSRELRGESTLTFEPEDEQ, encoded by the coding sequence ATGGACAGCGATCTCACGCGGCGTGCGCTCGTGGGGGCGATCCTCGCGGGCGGCGTCGGGGCGAGCACGTTCTCGCCGGTCAGAGGGTATCTCGAACGGTTCGCGCCGCTCTCGGGATCGGCGTGGGACGCGACCGATCAGCCGGACTCCCGCACGATCGAGAGTCCCTACGGCGCGGCCGAGGTGCGCTACGACGAGTACGGCGTGCCGAACGTCACGGGCGAGAGCGAGGAAGCGCTCTACTACGCGGTCGGCTACGCTCAGGCTCGCGATCGGGCCTTCCAGCTGGATCTCCAGCGCCGACAGATGCGCGGCGAACTGTCGGCAGTCGTCGGCGAGCAGACCCTCGACTCCGACGAGTTCCGCACGAAGATGGATTTCGCGAGCGCAGCGCAGGTAACGTGGGACTCGCTCGCGGACTCCCGGACCGGTGCGCTCACCGAAGCCTACGCGGCGGGCGTCAACGAGATCATGGCGAACGATCCGTCAGCACTCGAATTTTCCTTACTGGAGTACGAGCCCGACCCGTGGACCCCGGTCGACACGATTCTGATGCAAAAGCAGATCGCGTGGACGCTCACAGGGAGCTTCCGGACGCTCCGGACGGCGCTCGTGGCCGACCGGCTCGGTGAGGAGATCGCCGAGGAACTCTACCCATCGCGGCTTGACCACGACTCGCCGATCATCCGCGATGGGGGGACCGACCAGGCGAGCCAGCAGCGGTCGGGTGCGAAGCACGAGTCGTCGACGCACTCCGTCGACCCAGCGCTCGCCGATTGGTTGAGTCAGTTCGAGTCCCCATCGGGGATCGGCTCGAACAGCTGGGTCGTCTCGGGCGAGCACACCGCGAGCGGCGCGCCGATCGTGGCGAACGATCCCCATTTGAGTCTGATGAGTCCTCCAGTATGGTACGAGATGAACCTCAGTCCCCCAGGGACGAACGTTCGCGGCGTGACTTTTCCGGGGGTGCCGTTCGTGGTCATCGGGGAGAACGACGCCGGCGCGTGGGGCTTTACCAACACCGGCGCGGACGTGATCGACTTCTACCGGTACGACACGCGCGAGGGCGAGTACCGATACGAGGGCGAGTGGCGCGAGTTCGAGACCGACCAGCGGACGATCGAGGTCGACGGCGGCGAGGACAGGAACGTTACTGTGAGAAAAACCGTCCACGGCCCGGTGATCGAGCGTGAGGGAGCGCGCGTCGGGGTCGCGTGGACCGGCCACACCGCGGAGTCGACCCCCCAGGCGATCTACGAGTTCAGCCGGAGCGAGGGGGTCGACGACATCGTGGACGCCACGGAGAACTTCGACGTGCCGACCCAGAACCTCGTGTACACCGACCACGACGGCAACACGCTCTACTATGTCACCGGGAAGATCCCGATCCGCACCATCGACGGCGAGGAAGTTTCCGGAGATCGGATCTTCGATGGCTCCGCCGGTGAAGGCGAATGGGAAGGGTTCACGCCGTTCGGCACCTCCTCGTGGGAGGGGTTCGTTCCCTTCGAGGAGAAGCCACACGTGACGAACCCCGACTACCTCGGCACGGCGAACCAGCGAGTGGTGAACGATCCCGAGCATTACATCGCCGAGGCGTACTCCGATCCGTACCGTGGCATTCGGATCTACGACCGGCTCGACCGGCGGGCGCAATCGGACGACCCGATCGACCCCCAGTTCATGAAGGATCTCCAGCATGATACGCTCGATCTGCGCGCCGAGGCGCTCGTGCCGTTGCTCGTCGAGGTGGCGCGCACAGCGGACGACACGACCGAAATCAGACGGTACGTCGACGCGCTCGACGAGTGGGATCACCGGATGGAACGCGACTCGCTCGCGGCGCTGGTGTTCGTGCGGTGGTTCGACGAGTATCGTGAGCGGGTTTTCGGTCCCGTTTTCGACGAGCACGACCTCGACGCGTCGTACTACCCCAACGATTGGGTGCTCCAGCATCTCGGTCCCAACAGCCGGTGGTTCGAGGGACGCTCGCGCGCCGAAGTCATGCTCGACGGGCTCGACGCGGCGATCGAGGACATCGAGAACGCCGAGTACGACACCTACGGCGGGTACAACACCACCGACGCGATGACCCATCCGCTCGGGCTCGCGTTCCTCGGCTATCCCGACCTTCCCACGGACGGCTCGCGCGCGACGGTGAACAACTACGCCGTCGAGAACCCCACGGGGAGCAGCTGGCGGATGGTCTGTTCGATGGACGGCCCGTCGTCGGCCGTGATTCCTGGGGGCAATTCGAGCTCGTACTTCTCTGACCACTACGACGACCAGCTCGAACTGTGGGCCGACACCGAGTACAAGTCAATGAGTCGGGAGCTCCGAGGCGAGTCGACGCTCACCTTCGAACCGGAGGACGAGCAGTGA
- a CDS encoding MFS transporter translates to MNGNDRAIVGLVMGAHAMVHTYELSIPILVSVWLVEFDTISVLSATFPVNAATLGVVVSVGYALFGLGALLAGVLADTYGSRPLIALCLFGMGGSFLLLGLAPGVVVIALALVCWGAAASVYHPSGLALISKGVHERGSAFAYHGMAGNLGIALGPLATTIALLAFGWRTVAGLLAIPALIAGLFALRADIDETAAVGATEDGVENAAADGGERERSERESRRSAERSDSGERSEASRSSSAERSESDSGERERTGGVRSFGEFVASSKALFAGVFVLVFGVAMLSGLYYRGVLTFLPEILSSFPEFEPVAVAGTELQPERYFYAGLLMVGVLGQYVGGRLTDHIRPAAGIAGGYGVLAVLAVLFLPVARAGIVPLLIVGAALGFFLFFVQPLYQAAIAEFSPPEARGISYGYTYLGVFGVGALGGTIAGAILTALSPAALFAVLAGFGALAALLGVAVLVRTEGSLTTA, encoded by the coding sequence GTGAACGGGAACGACCGTGCGATCGTCGGCCTCGTGATGGGTGCGCACGCGATGGTCCACACCTACGAGCTCTCGATCCCGATCCTCGTGTCGGTCTGGCTCGTGGAGTTCGACACCATCTCAGTGCTTTCCGCGACGTTCCCGGTCAACGCGGCCACGCTCGGCGTCGTGGTGTCGGTGGGCTACGCGCTGTTCGGGCTCGGCGCGCTGCTGGCGGGGGTGCTCGCCGACACGTACGGCTCGCGGCCCCTGATCGCGCTCTGTCTGTTCGGGATGGGAGGCTCCTTTCTCCTCCTCGGGCTCGCGCCCGGCGTCGTCGTGATCGCGCTCGCGCTGGTCTGCTGGGGCGCGGCGGCGAGCGTCTATCATCCCTCGGGGCTCGCGCTGATCAGCAAGGGCGTCCACGAGCGTGGGAGCGCGTTCGCCTACCACGGGATGGCCGGCAACCTCGGGATCGCGCTCGGGCCGCTTGCCACCACGATCGCGCTGCTGGCGTTCGGCTGGCGGACCGTAGCCGGCCTGCTCGCAATCCCCGCTCTGATCGCGGGACTGTTCGCCCTCCGGGCCGATATCGACGAGACCGCGGCGGTCGGTGCGACCGAAGACGGTGTCGAGAACGCGGCTGCTGACGGCGGTGAGCGCGAGCGAAGCGAGCGCGAATCTCGTCGGAGCGCGGAGCGATCCGACAGTGGTGAGAGAAGCGAAGCTTCTCGATCCTCGTCGGCCGAGCGAAGCGAGTCCGACAGCGGTGAGCGCGAGCGGACTGGCGGGGTCAGGTCGTTCGGGGAGTTCGTCGCCAGCTCGAAAGCACTCTTCGCGGGCGTGTTCGTCCTCGTCTTCGGGGTGGCGATGCTCTCCGGGCTCTACTACCGCGGCGTGCTCACCTTCCTGCCCGAGATCCTCTCGTCGTTCCCCGAGTTCGAACCCGTGGCGGTCGCCGGTACCGAACTCCAGCCGGAACGGTACTTCTACGCCGGCCTGCTGATGGTGGGCGTGCTCGGCCAGTACGTCGGCGGACGACTCACCGATCACATACGTCCTGCGGCGGGGATCGCCGGCGGCTACGGCGTGCTCGCTGTGCTCGCCGTCCTCTTCCTGCCGGTAGCCCGGGCTGGGATCGTTCCGCTCTTGATCGTCGGGGCCGCGCTCGGGTTTTTCCTGTTTTTCGTCCAGCCGCTGTACCAGGCCGCGATCGCGGAGTTCAGCCCGCCCGAGGCGCGTGGAATCTCCTACGGCTACACCTACCTCGGCGTGTTCGGCGTCGGCGCGCTCGGCGGGACCATCGCCGGCGCGATCCTGACCGCGCTCTCGCCGGCAGCGTTGTTCGCGGTGCTCGCCGGGTTCGGCGCGCTCGCGGCACTGCTGGGCGTGGCAGTGCTCGTCCGCACCGAGGGGTCACTCACGACGGCCTGA
- a CDS encoding ornithine cyclodeaminase family protein, translating to MTPATEPDEALFLTSEECAGLATPAEYVAAVREGYRQRGHGAPAAPRTTLRNDDPPGMLTGYSAILPETGAMGGYTYAAGFGDHDARFMLPLFDADSGAPLALLDGASLNPFKTGAAGAVGIDALAREDATTLAVIGSGAQARGQLRAAATVRAFDTVNVYSPTADHRESFAATMNERLDPAVAAVASSAAAVEDADVVITATNSSEPVFDGDLLEAGAHVTAMGQYHPERHELDATTIERATYVPDLRERVTQDAGSFIHAVEEGVVTEDAIHAELGEVVAGEAPGRETDEEITVFDSGGTGIETVAAAHLLYETAREKGLGSPIEFAPASQALTGE from the coding sequence ATGACGCCGGCCACTGAACCCGACGAGGCGCTGTTTCTCACGAGCGAGGAGTGTGCGGGGCTTGCGACGCCTGCGGAGTACGTCGCGGCGGTCCGCGAGGGCTACCGCCAGCGGGGCCACGGTGCGCCAGCAGCTCCGCGGACGACGCTCAGAAACGACGATCCGCCGGGGATGCTGACGGGCTACTCCGCCATCCTGCCCGAGACGGGTGCGATGGGCGGGTACACCTACGCCGCCGGGTTCGGCGATCACGACGCCCGGTTCATGCTGCCGCTGTTCGATGCCGACTCGGGCGCGCCGCTCGCGCTGCTCGACGGCGCGAGCCTCAACCCCTTCAAAACCGGGGCGGCGGGTGCGGTGGGGATCGACGCGCTCGCGCGCGAGGACGCGACGACGCTCGCGGTGATCGGCAGCGGCGCGCAGGCCCGCGGTCAGCTCCGGGCGGCGGCCACAGTCAGAGCGTTCGACACCGTGAACGTCTACTCGCCGACTGCCGACCACCGCGAGTCCTTCGCCGCGACGATGAACGAACGCCTCGATCCTGCGGTGGCTGCGGTCGCCTCCAGCGCCGCCGCAGTCGAGGACGCCGACGTGGTCATCACTGCGACGAACAGTTCAGAGCCGGTTTTCGATGGCGACCTCCTCGAAGCCGGCGCGCACGTCACCGCGATGGGCCAGTACCACCCCGAGAGACACGAACTCGATGCGACGACCATCGAGCGCGCGACGTACGTCCCCGACCTCCGCGAGCGCGTCACTCAGGACGCGGGCTCGTTCATCCACGCGGTCGAGGAGGGTGTCGTGACCGAGGACGCGATTCACGCGGAACTCGGCGAGGTGGTCGCTGGCGAGGCTCCGGGCCGGGAGACCGACGAAGAGATCACGGTGTTCGATTCGGGTGGGACGGGCATCGAGACCGTCGCCGCCGCCCACCTGCTCTACGAGACCGCGCGCGAGAAGGGACTCGGCTCCCCGATCGAGTTCGCGCCGGCGAGCCAGGCGCTGACTGGCGAATGA
- a CDS encoding presenilin family intramembrane aspartyl protease PSH, which yields MHQRRRVVVAGAATVAIFLAVQMGALALVGPFESAGYRAVENPSNPANSVIYIGAILVATAAMLGTIKVGADWVLRGFVVLASGFVSLYVFSVLLPAPLGWSIAGIATSPLALAAAGLLVIALLVHPEWYVIDAAGIVMGAGAAALFGISFGLLPAIVLLVALAVYDAISVYGTEHMLALADGVMDLKLPVVLVIPLTLSYSFLNDSPSTSEGPDQPAVEADGGDDAAADEPADADSDGDDAADRPGFDERDALFVGLGDAVMPGVMVASAAVFAPASPLVAGFALTLPALTAMIGTLCGLVALLWFVMKGRAHAGLPLLNGGAVGGYLLGALAAGIPLVRALGLGPYV from the coding sequence ATGCACCAGCGCAGGCGGGTCGTCGTAGCCGGCGCGGCCACGGTCGCGATCTTTCTGGCGGTTCAAATGGGTGCGCTCGCGCTCGTCGGCCCGTTCGAATCGGCGGGCTACCGGGCGGTCGAGAACCCCTCGAACCCGGCGAACAGCGTGATCTACATCGGTGCGATCCTCGTCGCCACCGCGGCGATGCTCGGAACGATCAAAGTCGGCGCGGACTGGGTGCTCCGGGGGTTCGTGGTCCTCGCAAGCGGGTTCGTTTCGCTGTACGTCTTCTCGGTGCTGCTGCCCGCGCCCCTCGGCTGGTCGATCGCCGGGATCGCGACCTCGCCGCTCGCGCTCGCCGCGGCTGGCCTGCTCGTGATCGCCCTCCTCGTCCATCCGGAGTGGTACGTCATCGACGCCGCCGGGATCGTGATGGGGGCGGGCGCGGCAGCGCTCTTCGGGATCAGTTTCGGTCTCCTCCCCGCGATCGTGCTCCTCGTCGCGCTCGCGGTCTACGACGCCATCTCGGTGTACGGCACCGAGCACATGCTCGCGCTCGCCGACGGCGTGATGGATCTCAAACTCCCGGTCGTGCTGGTGATCCCGCTCACGCTCTCGTACTCGTTTCTCAACGACAGTCCCTCGACTTCGGAGGGGCCGGACCAACCGGCTGTCGAAGCGGACGGGGGCGACGACGCAGCCGCCGACGAGCCAGCCGATGCCGACAGCGACGGTGACGACGCGGCCGACCGGCCCGGTTTCGACGAGCGCGACGCCCTCTTCGTCGGGCTCGGCGACGCGGTGATGCCGGGCGTGATGGTGGCGAGCGCTGCGGTGTTCGCCCCCGCATCGCCGCTCGTCGCCGGGTTCGCGCTCACCCTCCCTGCGCTCACGGCGATGATCGGGACGCTCTGCGGGCTGGTGGCGCTGCTCTGGTTCGTCATGAAGGGTCGCGCACACGCCGGTCTTCCACTTCTCAATGGCGGCGCGGTCGGTGGCTACCTGCTCGGCGCGCTCGCAGCCGGGATTCCGCTGGTGCGCGCGCTCGGTCTCGGGCCGTACGTCTGA